In one window of Megalops cyprinoides isolate fMegCyp1 chromosome 24, fMegCyp1.pri, whole genome shotgun sequence DNA:
- the ripk1l gene encoding receptor-interacting serine/threonine-protein kinase 1 isoform X2 → MAGSPESIFMSSADLIKKEPLDYGGCGQVYLCYHKTYGQVVLKTVYTGPPRNEGNKRSLMEEGSLMHRLNHERVVKLLGLILEDGAYSLVMELIPKGNLLSMLEEVDVPVSIKGRIILEILEGMVYLAKNNVIHKDLKPENILVDKDFHIKIADLGLATCQSWSKLTKEESRRLSRRGGRGSIRTGGTLCYMAPEHLESIHTRSSEKSDVYSFAIVVWVILTRKEPYENARSEDQICQCVRKGDRPDEGAIPPCTPTEMIAIMKKCWQQDPELRPTFTESYESFQPFYKDSLEKDVEEDIHKLMAMYEGPDHFLETMKSLSLDRPSLQADPPAPLRSSDIVPIEASIEDLHFHPVEEAEPSLQTDAAPALSDLELKLAQEYDYHKHGSYSCVDPSAQPPHPQHAAIPWTPGPWPAANDADRPQRAAGTIPRQVSSVQSWSKADAVPATPDDPLRRFSPSEAAPRPDYRGQPPSPAYSVGASPMSPYPPYTGPAFQRVPSWTAHPVPESSDMPDLGAGIRQNSAKMLPQDPGSLFIHSASGIQIGHNNHLSIRSQDFSSGSYQPSAVSNNSLYKELLLQGPAGEGGPPGRPA, encoded by the exons ATGGCGGGGTCGCCGGAATCTATCTTCATGAGCTCCGCCGACCTCATCAAGAAGGAGCCGCTGGACTATGGGGGCTGTGGTCAGGTGTACCTGTGCTACCACAAGACGTACGGCCAGGTGGTGCTGAAGACTGTGTACACCGGCCCCCCGCGGAACGA GGGGAACAAACGATCCCTGATGGAAGAGGGGAGCCTGATGCACCGGCTGAACCACGAGCGCGTCGTCAAACTGCTGGGCCTGATCCTGGAGGACGGGGCGTACTCGCTGGTCATGGAGCTCATCCCCAAGGGCAACCTGCTGTCCATGctggaggag gtGGATGTACCAGTTTCCATCAAGGGGAGAATTATTCTGGAAATCCTGGAAGGAATGGTTTACTTAGCCAAGAATAACGTCATACACAAAGACCTGAAACCAGAGAACATTCTGGTGGACAAGGACTTTCACATCAAG ATTGCAGACCTGGGCCTGGCCACCTGTCAGAGCTGGAGCAAGCTGACGAAGGAGGAGTCTCGCCGGCTGAGCCGCCGCGGCGGGCGTGGCAGCATTCGAACCGGCGGCACCCTGTGCTACATGGCCCCCGAGCACCTGGAGAGCATCCACACCCGTTCCTCCGAGAAGTCCGACGTCTACAGCTTCGCCATCGTCGTGTGGGTCATCCTCACCCGCAAGGAGCCGTACGAGA ACGCCCGGAGTGAGGACCAAATCTGCCAGTGTGTGCGGAAAGGAGACCGGCCGGACGAAGGCGCCATACCCCCCTGCACGCCCACGGAGATGATAGCCATCATGAAGAAATGCTGGCAACAGGACCCAGAGCTGCGGCCAACGTTCACAG AGAGCTATGAGTCATTCCAGCCCTTCTACAAGGACAGCCTGGAGAAAGATGTGGAGGAGGATATCCATAAACTCATG GCCATGTATGAGGGTCCGGACCACTTTTTGGAAACTATGAAATCTCTATCACTCGACAGGCCCAGCCTACAAGCTG ATCCCCCGGCCCCCCTGCGCAGCTCCGACATCGTGCCCATTGAGGCGAGCATCGAGGACCTGCACTTCCACCCggtggaggaggcggagcccTCGCTCCAGACGGACGCCGCCCCCGCACTCAGCGACCTTGAGCTGAAGCTGGCGCAGGAGTACGACTACCACAAGCACGGCAGCTACAGCTGCGTCGACCCCTCagcccagcccccccacccccaacacgcTGCCATCCCCTGGACCCCCGGCCCCTGGCCCGCCGCCAACGACGCGGACAGGCCGCAGAGGGCCGCAGGGACCATCCCGCGCCAGGTGTCCTCCGTCCAGTCCTGGAGCAAGGCCGACGCAGTCCCCGCGACCCCGGATGACCCCCTGCGGAGGTTCAGCCCGTCGGAGGCGGCGCCCAGGCCGGATTACAGGGGCCAGCCCCCAAGCCCCGCCTACAGCGTGGGAGCCTCTCCCATGAGCCCCTACCCACCCTATACGGGCCCGGCGTTCCAGCGGGTCCCGTCCTGGACGGCGCACCCGGTACCGGAGTCGTCAGACATGCCTGACCTGGGGGCTGGAATCCGCCAAAACTCTGCCAAGATGCTGCCTCAGGACCCAG GAAGTCTGTTTATACACAGTGCCAGTGGCATCCAGATCGGCCATAACAACCACCTGAGTATCCGCAGCCAGGACTTCAGCTCAGGGAGCTACCAGCCGAGCGCCGTCAGCAACAACAGCCTGTACAAAGAGCTCCTTCTGCA AGGACCGGCCGGTGAGGGAGGACCACCTGGACGTCCTGCGTGA
- the ripk1l gene encoding receptor-interacting serine/threonine-protein kinase 1 isoform X1 — MAGSPESIFMSSADLIKKEPLDYGGCGQVYLCYHKTYGQVVLKTVYTGPPRNEGNKRSLMEEGSLMHRLNHERVVKLLGLILEDGAYSLVMELIPKGNLLSMLEEVDVPVSIKGRIILEILEGMVYLAKNNVIHKDLKPENILVDKDFHIKIADLGLATCQSWSKLTKEESRRLSRRGGRGSIRTGGTLCYMAPEHLESIHTRSSEKSDVYSFAIVVWVILTRKEPYENARSEDQICQCVRKGDRPDEGAIPPCTPTEMIAIMKKCWQQDPELRPTFTESYESFQPFYKDSLEKDVEEDIHKLMAMYEGPDHFLETMKSLSLDRPSLQADPPAPLRSSDIVPIEASIEDLHFHPVEEAEPSLQTDAAPALSDLELKLAQEYDYHKHGSYSCVDPSAQPPHPQHAAIPWTPGPWPAANDADRPQRAAGTIPRQVSSVQSWSKADAVPATPDDPLRRFSPSEAAPRPDYRGQPPSPAYSVGASPMSPYPPYTGPAFQRVPSWTAHPVPESSDMPDLGAGIRQNSAKMLPQDPGSLFIHSASGIQIGHNNHLSIRSQDFSSGSYQPSAVSNNSLYKELLLQYEDRPVREDHLDVLRENIGAQWKRCARRLGLTETEVETIDHDFSRDGLKEKVYQTLERWRMKEGSIGCTVGKLCRSLSDSVKVDLLCQLLFLCQTSSSSP, encoded by the exons ATGGCGGGGTCGCCGGAATCTATCTTCATGAGCTCCGCCGACCTCATCAAGAAGGAGCCGCTGGACTATGGGGGCTGTGGTCAGGTGTACCTGTGCTACCACAAGACGTACGGCCAGGTGGTGCTGAAGACTGTGTACACCGGCCCCCCGCGGAACGA GGGGAACAAACGATCCCTGATGGAAGAGGGGAGCCTGATGCACCGGCTGAACCACGAGCGCGTCGTCAAACTGCTGGGCCTGATCCTGGAGGACGGGGCGTACTCGCTGGTCATGGAGCTCATCCCCAAGGGCAACCTGCTGTCCATGctggaggag gtGGATGTACCAGTTTCCATCAAGGGGAGAATTATTCTGGAAATCCTGGAAGGAATGGTTTACTTAGCCAAGAATAACGTCATACACAAAGACCTGAAACCAGAGAACATTCTGGTGGACAAGGACTTTCACATCAAG ATTGCAGACCTGGGCCTGGCCACCTGTCAGAGCTGGAGCAAGCTGACGAAGGAGGAGTCTCGCCGGCTGAGCCGCCGCGGCGGGCGTGGCAGCATTCGAACCGGCGGCACCCTGTGCTACATGGCCCCCGAGCACCTGGAGAGCATCCACACCCGTTCCTCCGAGAAGTCCGACGTCTACAGCTTCGCCATCGTCGTGTGGGTCATCCTCACCCGCAAGGAGCCGTACGAGA ACGCCCGGAGTGAGGACCAAATCTGCCAGTGTGTGCGGAAAGGAGACCGGCCGGACGAAGGCGCCATACCCCCCTGCACGCCCACGGAGATGATAGCCATCATGAAGAAATGCTGGCAACAGGACCCAGAGCTGCGGCCAACGTTCACAG AGAGCTATGAGTCATTCCAGCCCTTCTACAAGGACAGCCTGGAGAAAGATGTGGAGGAGGATATCCATAAACTCATG GCCATGTATGAGGGTCCGGACCACTTTTTGGAAACTATGAAATCTCTATCACTCGACAGGCCCAGCCTACAAGCTG ATCCCCCGGCCCCCCTGCGCAGCTCCGACATCGTGCCCATTGAGGCGAGCATCGAGGACCTGCACTTCCACCCggtggaggaggcggagcccTCGCTCCAGACGGACGCCGCCCCCGCACTCAGCGACCTTGAGCTGAAGCTGGCGCAGGAGTACGACTACCACAAGCACGGCAGCTACAGCTGCGTCGACCCCTCagcccagcccccccacccccaacacgcTGCCATCCCCTGGACCCCCGGCCCCTGGCCCGCCGCCAACGACGCGGACAGGCCGCAGAGGGCCGCAGGGACCATCCCGCGCCAGGTGTCCTCCGTCCAGTCCTGGAGCAAGGCCGACGCAGTCCCCGCGACCCCGGATGACCCCCTGCGGAGGTTCAGCCCGTCGGAGGCGGCGCCCAGGCCGGATTACAGGGGCCAGCCCCCAAGCCCCGCCTACAGCGTGGGAGCCTCTCCCATGAGCCCCTACCCACCCTATACGGGCCCGGCGTTCCAGCGGGTCCCGTCCTGGACGGCGCACCCGGTACCGGAGTCGTCAGACATGCCTGACCTGGGGGCTGGAATCCGCCAAAACTCTGCCAAGATGCTGCCTCAGGACCCAG GAAGTCTGTTTATACACAGTGCCAGTGGCATCCAGATCGGCCATAACAACCACCTGAGTATCCGCAGCCAGGACTTCAGCTCAGGGAGCTACCAGCCGAGCGCCGTCAGCAACAACAGCCTGTACAAAGAGCTCCTTCTGCAGTACG AGGACCGGCCGGTGAGGGAGGACCACCTGGACGTCCTGCGTGAGAATATCGGGGCGCAGTGGAAGCGTTGCGCCCGACGCCTCGGCCTGACAGAGACGGAGGTGGAGACCATCGACCATGACTTCTCCCGGGACGGGCTGAAGGAGAAGGTGTACCAGACGCTGGAGAGGTGGAGGATGAAGGAGGGCTCCATCGGCTGCACCGTGGGCAAGCTGTGCCGATCCCTCAGCGACTCCGTCAAGGTGGACCTGCTCTGCcagctgctgttcctgtgccaaacctccagctcctccccgTAG
- the LOC118771144 gene encoding carbonic anhydrase-like, with the protein MSHAWGYAPHNGPDTWAKNFPLASGPRQSPIDIVPSQAQHDPSLKPLKLKYDPSTAKGILNNGHSFQVDFDDDADRSTLTGGPISGTYRLRQFHFHWGGRDDHGSEHTVGGTKYACELHLVHWNTKYPSFAEAASQPDGLAVVGVFLKIGAANPRLQKVLDALDAIRTKGKQTTFSSFDPTIMLPGSLDYWTYDGSLTTPPLLESVTWIVLREPISVSSAQMARFRSLQFGAEGEAACPMVDNYRPPQPLKGRKVRASFQ; encoded by the exons ATGTCTCACGCCTGGGGATACGCGCCGCATAACG GACCGGACACATGGGCTAAAAACTTTCCCCTCGCCAGCGGACCGAGGCAGTCTCCCATTGACATTGTTCCCAGCCAGGCGCAGCACGACCCCTCTCTGAAGCCGCTGAAGCTGAAGTACGACCCGAGCACGGCCAAAGGCATTCTCAACAACGGACACTCCTTCCAAGTGGACTTCGACGACGACGCTGACAGATCAA CTCTGACAGGAGGCCCGATCTCTGGGACGTACAGACTGAGGCAGTTCCATTTCCACTGGGGGGGCCGTGATGACCACGGCTCTGAGCACACCGTGGGGGGCACCAAATACGCCTGCGAG CTCCACCTGGTGCACTGGAACACCAAGTACCCCAGCTTTGCAGAGGCCGCCAGCCAGCCTGATGGTCTCGCTGTGGTCGGGGTTTTCCTCAAG atCGGAGCAGCCAACCCCCGGCTGCAGAAGGTTCTGGATGCCCTGGATGCCATCAGGACTAAG GGCAAGCAGACCACCTTCTCCAGCTTCGACCCCACGATCATGCTCCCTGGCTCTCTTGACTATTGGACGTACGATGGGTCCCTGACCACTCCCCCTCTGTTGGAGAGTGTCACCTGGATCGTTCTGAGGGAGCCAATCAGCGTCAGCTCCGCCCAG atGGCTAGATTCCGCAGTCTCCAGTTCGGCGCTGAGGGGGAGGCTGCGTGCCCCATGGTGGACAACTACCGCCCCCCTCAGCCGCTGAAAGGCCGCAAGGTCCGTGCCTCCTTCCAGTGA